In the genome of Notamacropus eugenii isolate mMacEug1 chromosome 5, mMacEug1.pri_v2, whole genome shotgun sequence, one region contains:
- the LOC140507315 gene encoding vomeronasal type-1 receptor 4-like: MFGDLVLGILFLIQMGVGILGNFFLLGLYGSTLLIGHRLRPIESIFAHLALANSKVLLSKGIPQMIACLGIKNFLNHVGCKLILYLHSMARSVSLSITCLLSGFQLITISPSNSRWTNLNIQAPKYVVPFCFLCWCFYLLINFTLLGSMHNSRYITNNTKMWHLGYCSVLAPSSFNATLFAIVYSLPDVMCVVFMIWSSSYLVLLLHRHHQQVKHIHSPHLSPKTFPEKKATQAILLIVSTYVYFYSINSGLSFYIFKIDKYQPWLVAASDLLAAWFPTISPFLLIFCDSQVLRGWYSLWHRKHSGLLCHIILNHTICQHPVLTR; this comes from the coding sequence ATGTTTGGTGACCTGGTGTTGGGCATTCTCTTCCTTATTCAGATGGGAGTTGGGATTCTTGGGAATTTCTTCCTTCTGGGCCTATATGGTTCCACTTTACTCATTGGTCACAGGCTGAGGCCCATAGAAAGCATTTTTGCCCACTTAGCCTTGGCCAACTCGAAAGTACTTCTTTCCAAGGGAATCCCTCAGATGATTGCCTGCTTAGGCATCAAAAATTTCTTGAATCATGTTGGGTGTAAACTTATCCTTTACCTTCATAGTATGGCCCGGAGTGTTTCTCTCAGCATCACCTGCCTCTTGAGTGGTTTTCAGCTCATCACCATCAGTCCCAGTAATTCCAGGTGGACAAATCTCAACATCCAAGCCCCAAAGTATGTTGTCCCTTTCTGCTTTCTCTGCTGGTGCTTTTACCTCCTGATAAATTTCACTTTGCTTGGGTCTATGCATAACTCAAGGTATATAACTAATAACACAAAAATGTGGCATCTGGGATATTGTTCAGTTTTAGCTCCTTCCTCTTTTAATGCCACACTTTTTGCAATTGTCTATTCTCTTCCGGATGTCATGTGTGTGGTTTTCATGATATGGTCCAGTAGCTACTTAGTGCTTCTCCTGCACAGACACCATCAGCAAGTGAAGCATATTCATAGTCCTCACCTCTCTCCCAAAACTTTTCCTGAGAAAAAAGCCACCCAGGCTATCCTCCTGATAGTGAGTACATATGTctatttttattccattaattcTGGATTGTCATTTTACATCTTTAAAATTGACAAGTATCAGCCTTGGCTCGTGGCTGCTTCAGACCTCCTAGCTGCATGGTTCCCAACCATCAGTCCTTTTCTGTTGATCTTCTGTGATTCCCAAGTCCTCAGAGGTTGGTATTCTCTGTGGCATAGGAAACATTCTGGTCTCCTATGCCACATTATCCTTAACCATACCATCTGTCAGCATCCTGTCCTAACACGATGA